CCGGCTGGCGCATTCGGCCATGGCCAAACCGAGCATGGCTCCAAGGGCGTTGTCTGTCGTCATCACGCTTGCGCTTCCTGTTCGTATTTCAGGCGTTCCTGCTCATAGGCGTTGGCCAGGTCGCGCAGGATGGTCAAGGACTCCTGGGCTTCCTTTAAATCCAGCTTGCGGATGGCGAAGCCAGCATGGATGATGACATAATCGCCGATGGTCGCGGCCTCATCCAGGAGAAGCATCGACGCACTGATAAAGGTGTCGCCTTCGCCGACCCGGCACTGGGCGACGCCGGTGGTGATGGATTCGATTTTGGCGGGAATGGCCAGACACATAGTCGTGCTCCTTAGTTTGGGGTGCAGGTTCCGCCGGCGGTCGTGATTTCCGCCAGAACGGCCTTGATCATGGCTGGCATGGCTTTTTGGGCCGTGGGCGAGAGTTCAAGAGCCATGGACTGATAATCAAACGGCTCCATGCCGATGATGACGGCCTCGGGACGGTTTCCAACCAATCCGCACATGCCGAGGGTGTCCACCAGATCGGTTTGATGCATGGAATTTCGGAAGGCCAGTCCCTTGCGAAGGTCCTCGCCCAGAAGGCGATAGACCGATCCTGGCGCGTCATCACAGAGAACAGCATCAACGACAATGAGATAGTCCGAGTCCATGATGGGGCCCATGAGCTTGGAGCCCAGGGTGCCGCCGTCCATGAGCGTGACGTTGTCCGAGCAGGTGAAGCGGTTTTGCAGCTCTTCCACGCAACGCACGCCAATGCCTTCATCAGTGAAAAGAATGTTGCCAACGCCAAGAACGAGAATGCGTTTGTCCGAGTCGGTCATGAAGATATTCCTGTTACGGGTGCAACGATATGCCGATGGTATCTGAAGTGTTTGTCCGGCTCAAGCAAACGGGGCCCCGAAGGGCCCCGGCGCGAGTTACATGACTTTGAACTTGCGGACCTGATTGGTCCGGGAATCGATGACGTGTACGCCGCAGGCGATGCACGGGTCGTAGGAATGCACGGTTCTGAGGATTTCCACCGGGCGCTCCGGATCGGCGATGGGCGTGCCGACCAGGGCCTCTTCCACGGCCGAGAGCTTGCCTTCGGCGCAGCGTGGTCCGAGGTTCCAGGTGGAGGGCACGACCAGCTGGAAGTTTTCGATCTTGCCGCCCTTGATCCTGATCCAATGGCTGAGCGCCCCGCGTGGCGCGGTCACATAGCCGACGCCCTCGGCCTCGTCGGGCATCTTCCATTCCTGATAGATCTTGGTGTTGCCGCTTTTGACGTTTTCGGTCAGCTCATTGATCCATTCCACCATCTTGTCGGCCACGACCTTGGTTTCGATGCCGCGCGCGGCCGTGCGGCCCAGGGTGGAGAAGAGGGCTTCCGGCCCGACTCCGAGATGGTTCAGGACATAATCCACGAGCTTTTTCACTTCCGGATGTCCCTTGCCGTAGGCGATGAGCATCGAGGCCAGGGGGCCGGTTTCCACGGAGGCTTTGTTGTACCGAGGGGCCTTCATCCAGGAGTAGCGGTCCCGGTCCTCGTAGCTGGTGTACTGCGGTTCCGTGACGCCCTTGTAGGGATGGTAATCCTTGTCGCCCTTGTACCAGCTGTGGCGGACGTGTTCGGTGATCAGCTTGGGATCGAAGGCTTCGACCTTGCCGATATTGCGGTTGTAGATCACGCCGGCCGGCAGCCAGCGGCTGTTCAGGTCGCTTTCCACATATGGATATTCGCCGAAGGTCAGGAAATTGGTGGTGCCGCCGATGCCGGCCCAATCCTTGTAGTAGGACGCCACGGCCAACAGATCGGGAATGTAGCATTCGTCGACGAACTGTTGGGTTTCCTTGAAGAGTTCGGTGAATTCATTGATACGTTTGTCGGTCAGACCGTCGTAGCAGGTCACGCCGCCGACCACGGTGAACTGGGTGTGCGGGTTCTTGGCGCCGAAAACGGCCATGGCCCGCGCCGCCTTGACCTGCAGATGCAGGGCTTCCAGATAATGGGCCGTGGCGATGAGGTTGACCTCGGGCGGCAGATAATAGGCGTCGTGCCCGCCCAGGAAGTAGGCGTTGGTGAAGATGCCGAGCTGCCCGGAGTCGACCAGCCCCTTGACCTTGTCCTGCACCGCCTTCAAGTCCTCGGCCTTGGTCTGGCGGGGGGAAATGGAGTTGGCGATGGATGCGGCCTTCTTGGGGTCGGCGGCCAGGGCGCCGGTCACGTCCACCCAGTCCAGGGCGTGCAGATGATAGAAATGCACGATGTGGTCATGCAGATACTGCGCGGCCAGGACCAGATTACGGATGAGTCGGGCGTTGTCGGGCAGATTTTTGTCCACGCCCACGGCGTTGTCCACGCAGCGGGTGGATGCCAGGGCGTGGGTATAGGTGCACACGCCGCAGGACCGCTGGGTGAAATGCTGGGCGTCGCGCGGGTCGCGGCCCTTGAGAATGAGCTCCAGCCCACGGAAGAGCTGGGAGCTGGACCAGACGTTGGTGACCTTGCCCTGGTCCACCTCGACTTCGATTTTCAGATGACCCTCGATGCGGGTCACGGGGTCCACGATGATGGGGCCCTTGAAGGATTTTTTCATGGGGGTGGCAACGACACCCGGGGCTTGGCTGGATTTGCAACCGGACATATTTTTCTCCTCGTGATTCAGTAAGGGTTGGGTCTAACGCGTGCCGGGCTACTAGGATTCTTCGTAGAAGGGCGAAGCCGTGTCCCAAAAATCGGGTTCGCTGCAGCCGATGCAGGGGTGGCCGGCTTCGACTGGCCAGTTGGTTTGATTGAATTTGACCTTGGGGCAGTTGTTGTACGTGGTTGGACCCTTGCAGCCGAGCTGATATAGACACCAGCCTTTGCGGGCTTCCTCGGAATCAAAGGAGGGGGCGAACTCGCCGGCTTCGTAATGGGCCAGACGAGGGCAGTTTTCGTGGACGGTTTCGCCGTAGAACATCAGCGGTCGGTTGATATCGTCCATGTCCGGGATGGCCAGATTGTGCGTCAGAAGGTGCACGATGGTGCCCACCAGATTGTACGGGTTGGGCGGACAGCCGGGGATGTTCACGGCATTGACGCCCAGATCCTTCAACGCGTCGTTGACGCCCTTGGTTCCGGTTGGGTTGGGTTTGGCCGCCTGGACTCCGCCATAGGTGGCGCAGGTGCCGTAGGCGATGGTCGCCTTGGCCTTGGGTACGATTTCCGAGCAGATTTCCAGCATGGTCCGGCCGGCGACCTTGCCGTAGATGCCGTTGTCCTTGGTCGGGATGCCACCTTCGACGACACAGAGAAAGCCGTTGGGCGCGTTGACGGCTTGATGCAGGGCTTCTTCCGCCTTGTGACCAGCGGCGGCCATGATCGTTTCATGGTAGTCTAGGCTTATTGTGTCCAGGATAAGGTCATCGATGAATGGACGCACGGCGCGCAGAATGGACTCCGAGCAACCCGTGCATTCCGCGTTGTGCAGCCAGACCACCGATGGGCGCTGCGGTGACGTCAGGGCGAGGGCGATTTTGTTGGCGAATGATGCTTCCATGCCCATGACCGCGGCGATGGTGGTACAGAACTTCATGAAATCTCGACGGGAGATTCCACTTTTGACCAGCCGTTCCTCGGCTCCTGGTTTGCCTAAACCTACGGAAAACTTCATAACACACCTCCATCCGTGTATGAATAAAGTGACTTGGCGGCGGGAAATGCCGGGAAGTCATGGCCTCCACGCTGTATTCCAAAGACTGAATACTGAATTGCATGACGCATAGCATTGGGAATTATTTCGGGTCAATAGGATTTCCCAAAAAAAAGCGGTACATATCAGTTTTTTGAATATTGTGGGCGGGCCACTATTCGTGCGGTAAATACGATGTTTCCGTGTTATGAATATAAACTATGTGTTACTTTTTGTATATAATTTTTGAAGTATCGTTTGTGCTTCGCGAGAAGTGGCGTTTCGGGATGGTGTTGCATGGAACACGCGCGACTGTTCGGGGCGGTTCGATGGAGCGTCCGGGATGACGCCAAGAGGATGCGGGTTCAAGATGGTCCGGGAAAGGAGCCAGGGGGCGGGGCAAGGAAACGGGGGCCGGTCGGCCCCCGTGAACGGCGGAAGAGTTGTTAGCAGGCGCAGGGGCGCGGTCGCGTCATGCACAGGGCGGCGTGCAGGGCTTTCTGGGCGGCGGCGAACTGGGCGCGATCGACCACGAAGAGCATGTTGGTCTGGCGGGCGGTCTGGGACACGGCCAGGATGTTGATGCCGTCGGTGGCCAGGGCCTGGGCGGCCTTGGCCAGGATGCCGGGCTGGGCGATGTTGGAGCCGATGGCGCAGACAATGGCCACTTTCCGCGTGGTGATTTGTTCGAATTTTTCCCCAAGTTCCGTGAGCACGGCCTCGGTGCAGTCCCGGTCGTTCAGGATCATGCCGATGGTGTTGGCGTTGGTTGCCTTGCTGATGTAGGAAATGTCGTGGTTGGCCAGAATCTGCATGATGCGCAGATCGAAGCCGACCTCGCCGACCATGCGCGTGTCGTGGACCTCAAGACAGGTCACCTTGTCCGACCCGGTGACGATTTCGACCATGGATTCGGGCGCGATGAAGTCCTTGGTGATCAGGGTGCCACTGTGGCCGGGATCGAAGGCGTTTTTGATGCGGATGGGGATGTTGTTGATTTCCAGGGGCTTGGACGCCTTGGGGTGGATGGCCTCCATGCCGACATCGGCCAGTTGGTCGGCCACGTCGAAATTGGTGTTGCAGACCGGATGGATTTTGTCCTCGCCGATGAGCACGGGGTCGCCGGAGCAGAGATGGTATTCCTTGTGGATGATGGCCTCGCTCGCGCCCAGGAGAACCGCGACCTTGGAAAAGGTCACCTCGGAATAGCCCCGGTCGAATTCGCGCATGATGCCCTCGGTGCCCTTGGTGTAGCCCGTGGCGAAACAGATGGTGGAAAACGGGTCGATGCCGGCAAAGCTGTCCTTGATGCGTTCGTCGATGGTCAGTTGCCGGCTGTCGTCCCAGCCGCTCAGGTCGACGAACGTGGCGCTGTACCCTCTGTTCTGAAGGATGTTGGCGGCGTTGAACGCGCTTTGCATCTCTCCCAACGACGCCAACAATTCCCGCGCCGCCAGCAGCAACGCCCCGCGCGAGATATAGCCCGAGGCCATGACATTATCCATGCTGCGCAGAATGTTGATGGACTGGTCGATGTGGTCGCCGACGAAGTCGTTGGCCTCCTCCAGGTCCAGTCCGGCCGGCACGAAGGTTTTGTTCAGCTCGTACAGACGGTAGCGCAGGGCCAGCATTTTTTTCGGGTAGTTTTCCTGGTCCCGGAAAAGCTGGTAGATGCCGGGCTGGCCGGTCTTCTTGTGCTCCAGGAGTTCGTTGGTGATCCCGCCGTAGGCCGAGACCACGTAGATGCGGCCGTATATGTCATCGGGGTTTCGCAAAATGATGTTGTCGATGATCTCCGGGAAACGGGACATGGATGTGCCGCCGATCTTTTCGACGCGAAGTGGGGCTTTCATGGGCAGTCCTGATTTTCTTGTGGTTTGACGGCGGGTTGCGCCTGCCTTGGTTGAGCATTCAACGCGTTTGTGGATAGGTCCGAAAGCGGTGGGGCGTCAATACGCCTAAAAAGGGAAAATCGATTTTCGACAACTTCGGTTCGCATCCATTCCCACGCCGGTTTGACGCTCCGGGCAGTGGCGGCTACAAGAGCGCAAAATCGTTCCAAGGCAGGTTCAGTATGAAGCATCTTCTTCTTTTTGTTCTTCTTTTGGGCATCGGTCAGCCTGTTTGGGCCGAGGGACTCCACGCCTTGGCCATGAACGGCGTTCCCAAATATGCGCCTGATTTTACCCATTTCGACTATGTACGGCCCGACGCGCCCAAGGGCGGCCATGTCCGTCTGGCGGCCACCGGCACCTTCGACAGCTTCAATCCGTTTATCGTCAAGGGCAATTCCGCCGACGGTCTGGGCCTGTTGTTCGACACCCTGACCCAGCAGGCCCTGGACGAACCCTTCACCGAATACGGTCTGGTGGCCGAGACCATGGACGTGGCCCCGGATCGGTCCTTCGTGAGGTTCCGGTTGCGCGAGGCGGCCCGGTTCCACGACGGCAGCCCCATCCTGGCCTCGGACGTGATCTTTACCTTCAATACCCTGGTCGCCCAGGGCAGTCCGCTCTATGCCCAGTATTATGCCGACGTGGACCGGGTGGAGGCGACGGCTCCCCGCGAGGTGACGTTTTTTCTCAAGCCCGAGGCCAGTCGGGAGTTGCCCCTTATCCTGGGCCAGATTCCTGTTCTGCCCGAAGCCTTTTGGAAGGGTCGGGATTTCGCGGCTTCCAGCCTGGATATTCCCCCGGGCAGCGGTCCGTACCGCATCAAGGAGTTCAAGGCCGGCCAGCGTCTGACCTTTGAACGCGATCCGAACTACTGGGGCCGGGATCTGCCCGTGAACACGGGCCGCCACAACTTCGACACCATCACCTATGATTATTACCGCGACCTGACCGTGACCCTGGAGGCGTTCAAGGCCGGGGAATACGATTACCGGCAGGAGTTCAATTCCAAGCAGTGGGCCACGGGCTACACCGGCCCGGCCGTGGACAGGGGTCTGATCCATACCGAAAACATTCCGCACAAGCTCTCCCAGGGCATGCAGGGATTTATTTTCAACACCCGACGGGAGCTGTTCGCTGATTTGCGCGTACGGCAGGCTCTGAATTTTGCCTTTGATTTCGAGTGGAGCAACAAGAACCTGTTTTATTCCCAGTACACGCGCTCCAGGAGTTTTTTCTCCAATTCCGACATGGCGTCGTCCGGCGCGCCTTCGGCCGAGGAACAGGCGTTGCTCGCGCCGCTTGATCTGCCACGTGAGGTTTCGACCCAGGCGTTCGCCCTGCCCGAGAGCGATGGCTCCGGCAACATCCGCGAGAACCTGCGCGTGGCCGCCGATTTGTTGCGTCAGGCCGGTTGGGCGGTGGAAAACGGCAGGCTGATCAAGAATGGCCGGCCGTTCGAGTTCGAGATGCTTTTGGTGCAGGCGGATTTCGAGCGCGTGGTGCTGCCGTTTCAGCGCAATCTGGCCCGGTTGGGCATCACGATGCGGGTACGCATGGTCGACACCTCCCAGTATCTGGAGCGGCTTAATACCTTTGATTTCGACATGATCGTCGGCAGCTTCGGCCAGTCCTTGTCGCCGGGAAGCGAACAGCGCTCCTTCTGGCATTCGGCCTCGGCCGACATGCCGGGTTCGCGCAATTATTGCGGCATCAAGAGTCCGGCCATCGACGCCCTGGTCGATATGGTCGTGACCGCGCCGGACCGGCCAAGCCTCATCCTGCGCTGCAAGGCCCTGGACCGGGCCCTGTTGTGGGGATGGTACGTCATCCCGCATTGGCACGTCACGTCCTGGCGCGTGGCCTATTGGGACAAATTCGGCCGGCCGGACAAGACGGCCGACTATGGCCTGGATTTTCAGTCATGGTGGGTCGATCCGGCCAAGGACCAGGATTTGGCGGCCCGGCGGCGGGGGCTGGGGCTCAAGTAATGCTGGCCTACATTCTGCGGCGTCTGGCCCTCATCGTGCCCACCGTGCTGGGCATCCTGACGCTCAATTTTTTCATCATCCAGGCCGCGCCCGGCGGACCCGTGGAGCAGATGATCGCCCACCTGCAGGGGCTGGACGTGGCCGCCGCGGCCAGGGTCAGCGGCCCGGGCGCGGACGCGGCCCGGTCCGAGGGCTCGTCCTCGTCCGCCTATCGCGGGGCCCAGGGGCTGGACCCGCGGCTCGTGGACCGCATCGAGCGCATGTACGGCTTCGACAAGCCCCTGTGGGAGCGCTATCTGGCCATGCTCAAGAGCTACGCCACCTTCGATCTGGGCGAGAGCTTTTTTCGCAGCAAGCCGGTCACACGGCTCATTGCCGAAAAGATACCGGTGTCCCTGTCCCTGGGCCTGTGGAGCACGCTTGTCATTTACACGCTGTCCATACCGCTGGGCATCGCCAAGGCCGTGCGTCACGGCTCGCGCTTCGATGTCTGGACCAGCACGGCCATGATCGTCGGCAACGCCATTCCGGTTTTTCTTTTCGCCATCCTGCTCGTGGTGCTTTTTGCCGGCGGCAGCTATTTCAACTGGTTTCCCCTGCGCGGTCTGACGTCGCCCGGCTGGGACGATTTTTCCTTGTGGCACAAGATCACGGACTATTTCTGGCATCTGGTGCTGCCGGTGTCGGCCCTGGTCATCGGCGGGTTCGCCACCCTGACCATGCTGACCAAGAATTCCTTTCTGGACGAGATCGGCAAGCAGTACGTGCTCACGGCCAGGGCCAAGGGCCTGAGCGAATCCCGCGTCCTGTACGGCCATGTTTTCCGTAACGCCATGCTGCTCATCATCGCCGGATTTCCGTCGGCGTTTATCTCCATGTTTTTCACCGGCTCGCTTCTGATCGAGGTCATTTTTTCCCTGGACGGCCTGGGCCTCTTGGGCTTCGAGGCGACCATCGGCCGCGACTATCCGGTCATGTTCGGCTCTCTGTACATTTTTACCCTGATCGGTCTGGTGACCAAGCTTCTGTCCGACCTGACCTACATGCTGGTGGACCCGCGCATCGATTTCAGCGGCCGGAGGCAGTCATGAATCCCATCACCCGTCGCCGCCTGCGCGCCTTTCGCGCCAATCGGCGCGCGTTTTGGTCCTTGTGGATTTTTCTTGTCCTTTTTGTGTCCAGCCTGGGCGCGGAATTCATCGCCAACGACCGGCCGCTTCTGGTTTATTTCGACGGCGCGTTCTACGCCCCGGTTGTGAACGCCTACCCGGAAACCGTGTTCGGCGGGGATTTCGAGACCGAGGCCGC
The sequence above is drawn from the Deltaproteobacteria bacterium genome and encodes:
- a CDS encoding HypC/HybG/HupF family hydrogenase formation chaperone, which produces MCLAIPAKIESITTGVAQCRVGEGDTFISASMLLLDEAATIGDYVIIHAGFAIRKLDLKEAQESLTILRDLANAYEQERLKYEQEAQA
- the hybD gene encoding HyaD/HybD family hydrogenase maturation endopeptidase codes for the protein MTDSDKRILVLGVGNILFTDEGIGVRCVEELQNRFTCSDNVTLMDGGTLGSKLMGPIMDSDYLIVVDAVLCDDAPGSVYRLLGEDLRKGLAFRNSMHQTDLVDTLGMCGLVGNRPEAVIIGMEPFDYQSMALELSPTAQKAMPAMIKAVLAEITTAGGTCTPN
- a CDS encoding nickel-dependent hydrogenase large subunit, which codes for MSGCKSSQAPGVVATPMKKSFKGPIIVDPVTRIEGHLKIEVEVDQGKVTNVWSSSQLFRGLELILKGRDPRDAQHFTQRSCGVCTYTHALASTRCVDNAVGVDKNLPDNARLIRNLVLAAQYLHDHIVHFYHLHALDWVDVTGALAADPKKAASIANSISPRQTKAEDLKAVQDKVKGLVDSGQLGIFTNAYFLGGHDAYYLPPEVNLIATAHYLEALHLQVKAARAMAVFGAKNPHTQFTVVGGVTCYDGLTDKRINEFTELFKETQQFVDECYIPDLLAVASYYKDWAGIGGTTNFLTFGEYPYVESDLNSRWLPAGVIYNRNIGKVEAFDPKLITEHVRHSWYKGDKDYHPYKGVTEPQYTSYEDRDRYSWMKAPRYNKASVETGPLASMLIAYGKGHPEVKKLVDYVLNHLGVGPEALFSTLGRTAARGIETKVVADKMVEWINELTENVKSGNTKIYQEWKMPDEAEGVGYVTAPRGALSHWIRIKGGKIENFQLVVPSTWNLGPRCAEGKLSAVEEALVGTPIADPERPVEILRTVHSYDPCIACGVHVIDSRTNQVRKFKVM
- a CDS encoding twin-arginine translocation signal domain-containing protein, whose amino-acid sequence is MKFSVGLGKPGAEERLVKSGISRRDFMKFCTTIAAVMGMEASFANKIALALTSPQRPSVVWLHNAECTGCSESILRAVRPFIDDLILDTISLDYHETIMAAAGHKAEEALHQAVNAPNGFLCVVEGGIPTKDNGIYGKVAGRTMLEICSEIVPKAKATIAYGTCATYGGVQAAKPNPTGTKGVNDALKDLGVNAVNIPGCPPNPYNLVGTIVHLLTHNLAIPDMDDINRPLMFYGETVHENCPRLAHYEAGEFAPSFDSEEARKGWCLYQLGCKGPTTYNNCPKVKFNQTNWPVEAGHPCIGCSEPDFWDTASPFYEES
- a CDS encoding aspartate kinase — encoded protein: MKAPLRVEKIGGTSMSRFPEIIDNIILRNPDDIYGRIYVVSAYGGITNELLEHKKTGQPGIYQLFRDQENYPKKMLALRYRLYELNKTFVPAGLDLEEANDFVGDHIDQSINILRSMDNVMASGYISRGALLLAARELLASLGEMQSAFNAANILQNRGYSATFVDLSGWDDSRQLTIDERIKDSFAGIDPFSTICFATGYTKGTEGIMREFDRGYSEVTFSKVAVLLGASEAIIHKEYHLCSGDPVLIGEDKIHPVCNTNFDVADQLADVGMEAIHPKASKPLEINNIPIRIKNAFDPGHSGTLITKDFIAPESMVEIVTGSDKVTCLEVHDTRMVGEVGFDLRIMQILANHDISYISKATNANTIGMILNDRDCTEAVLTELGEKFEQITTRKVAIVCAIGSNIAQPGILAKAAQALATDGINILAVSQTARQTNMLFVVDRAQFAAAQKALHAALCMTRPRPCAC
- a CDS encoding ABC transporter substrate-binding protein, with translation MKHLLLFVLLLGIGQPVWAEGLHALAMNGVPKYAPDFTHFDYVRPDAPKGGHVRLAATGTFDSFNPFIVKGNSADGLGLLFDTLTQQALDEPFTEYGLVAETMDVAPDRSFVRFRLREAARFHDGSPILASDVIFTFNTLVAQGSPLYAQYYADVDRVEATAPREVTFFLKPEASRELPLILGQIPVLPEAFWKGRDFAASSLDIPPGSGPYRIKEFKAGQRLTFERDPNYWGRDLPVNTGRHNFDTITYDYYRDLTVTLEAFKAGEYDYRQEFNSKQWATGYTGPAVDRGLIHTENIPHKLSQGMQGFIFNTRRELFADLRVRQALNFAFDFEWSNKNLFYSQYTRSRSFFSNSDMASSGAPSAEEQALLAPLDLPREVSTQAFALPESDGSGNIRENLRVAADLLRQAGWAVENGRLIKNGRPFEFEMLLVQADFERVVLPFQRNLARLGITMRVRMVDTSQYLERLNTFDFDMIVGSFGQSLSPGSEQRSFWHSASADMPGSRNYCGIKSPAIDALVDMVVTAPDRPSLILRCKALDRALLWGWYVIPHWHVTSWRVAYWDKFGRPDKTADYGLDFQSWWVDPAKDQDLAARRRGLGLK
- a CDS encoding microcin C ABC transporter permease YejB translates to MLAYILRRLALIVPTVLGILTLNFFIIQAAPGGPVEQMIAHLQGLDVAAAARVSGPGADAARSEGSSSSAYRGAQGLDPRLVDRIERMYGFDKPLWERYLAMLKSYATFDLGESFFRSKPVTRLIAEKIPVSLSLGLWSTLVIYTLSIPLGIAKAVRHGSRFDVWTSTAMIVGNAIPVFLFAILLVVLFAGGSYFNWFPLRGLTSPGWDDFSLWHKITDYFWHLVLPVSALVIGGFATLTMLTKNSFLDEIGKQYVLTARAKGLSESRVLYGHVFRNAMLLIIAGFPSAFISMFFTGSLLIEVIFSLDGLGLLGFEATIGRDYPVMFGSLYIFTLIGLVTKLLSDLTYMLVDPRIDFSGRRQS